One genomic region from Haloterrigena gelatinilytica encodes:
- a CDS encoding phage NrS-1 polymerase family protein encodes MISTEQIPGPLKDRPQWICWKTEDRNGKPTKVPADPKTETYASVSDPDTWATYTTAWTYYDLNAEIDGLGYVFTADGPYAGVDIDDARDPDTGMLEEWVIDILLTLDSYTERSPSRSGYHVIVNGDVPSGGNRTDQLEMYDANRYFTVTGDHVPGTPTTIAHRPQELAQLHDAYIAQDDPDTGPPDPTDISLSDQELIEKAMNASNGEKFRRLWVGDTSGYPSHSEADQALCNYLAFWTGGDEQRIERLFSKSGLVRDKWSERADYRERTIRKAVEDCTAYYNPDGDSVTTE; translated from the coding sequence ATGATCTCCACAGAACAGATTCCTGGCCCGTTGAAAGACCGACCGCAGTGGATCTGCTGGAAAACCGAAGACCGCAACGGGAAACCTACCAAGGTTCCAGCTGATCCCAAGACCGAGACCTATGCCTCCGTGTCAGATCCCGACACGTGGGCGACCTACACCACAGCATGGACCTACTACGATTTGAACGCGGAGATCGATGGGCTCGGCTATGTGTTCACCGCGGACGGGCCGTACGCCGGCGTGGACATCGACGATGCCCGCGATCCCGACACCGGGATGCTTGAGGAATGGGTGATCGACATCTTGCTGACGCTGGATTCGTACACTGAACGCAGCCCCAGCCGGAGCGGCTATCACGTCATCGTCAACGGTGATGTCCCGTCCGGTGGGAACCGAACCGACCAGCTTGAGATGTACGATGCCAACCGGTACTTCACGGTCACCGGCGACCACGTGCCCGGAACACCAACGACGATCGCGCACCGCCCACAGGAGCTTGCGCAGCTTCACGACGCATACATCGCTCAAGACGATCCAGACACCGGACCGCCGGACCCGACTGACATCTCGCTCTCCGACCAGGAGCTGATCGAGAAGGCCATGAACGCCAGCAATGGTGAGAAGTTCCGACGACTCTGGGTTGGCGATACCAGCGGCTATCCCAGTCACAGCGAAGCCGATCAGGCGCTCTGTAACTACCTGGCGTTCTGGACGGGTGGCGACGAGCAGCGGATCGAACGCTTGTTCTCGAAAAGCGGGCTGGTCCGAGACAAGTGGAGTGAACGGGCGGACTACCGAGAACGAACCATCCGGAAGGCAGTCGAAGACTGCACCGCGTACTATAATCCCGACGGAGACTCTGTCACGACTGAGTGA
- a CDS encoding Cdc6/Cdc18 family protein, with translation MGGNVFDEQPTNRIFQNVDALDPDRTPSKDEFVERDDEMQQIVSILRFIEMGGASNFLVTGPSGVGKTMAVKIILRDLENYLDGNVQSVYLTDLENELQTLRTLTSQLSLNYRGTDLNEYYDRLAAKLIREDLKLVLVLDELEKLFLAQGGKSHGNSFLKKLLEARKRVVNADADGTLLVIGISNNARLGEYMNTKVKSRFGHETVHFSKYNALELRKILEQRSEKAFRPGALDDGVLAKIAAVVAQNGGDAREAIQVLRKAGELALDDGAATVTNGTHVDRARQLIEADKIVDTVRSLSMHSHVVVYAVLSLLEEGKTPVTTGDVYSEYRDVHAQMSVEGKDPISQRRVRDLIAELDMLGVIQATVLSNGKYGRTRRIKVNLEESTIEELQTFVEEEYGI, from the coding sequence ATGGGGGGCAATGTGTTTGACGAGCAACCGACTAATCGAATCTTTCAAAACGTCGATGCACTCGACCCCGATCGGACACCGTCGAAAGACGAGTTCGTCGAACGCGACGACGAAATGCAACAGATTGTTTCCATCCTCCGGTTCATCGAGATGGGCGGTGCCAGTAACTTCCTGGTGACCGGGCCGTCCGGTGTCGGGAAGACGATGGCGGTGAAGATCATTCTCCGTGATCTTGAGAACTATCTTGATGGCAACGTGCAATCCGTCTATCTTACCGATCTCGAAAATGAGCTGCAGACGCTGCGTACCCTGACCAGTCAACTGTCGCTCAATTATCGTGGTACCGATCTCAACGAATACTATGACCGGCTCGCAGCGAAGCTAATCCGGGAGGATCTGAAATTAGTCCTGGTTCTGGACGAACTGGAGAAACTGTTCCTCGCCCAGGGCGGGAAGAGTCACGGCAACTCCTTTCTCAAGAAGCTGCTTGAAGCCCGTAAGCGGGTCGTGAACGCAGATGCAGATGGGACGTTGCTCGTGATCGGGATTTCGAATAATGCTCGGCTGGGCGAGTATATGAATACAAAAGTCAAAAGCCGGTTCGGTCACGAGACCGTCCATTTCTCGAAGTATAATGCACTCGAGCTCCGGAAGATCCTGGAGCAGCGTAGTGAGAAAGCGTTTCGGCCCGGTGCTCTCGATGATGGTGTTTTGGCCAAGATCGCTGCTGTTGTCGCCCAAAACGGTGGTGATGCGCGCGAGGCGATCCAAGTGTTGCGGAAGGCCGGCGAGCTGGCGTTGGATGATGGGGCAGCCACCGTCACGAACGGGACGCATGTCGATCGGGCGCGGCAATTGATTGAGGCGGATAAAATCGTGGATACGGTCCGGTCTCTGAGCATGCATTCTCACGTGGTAGTCTATGCCGTTCTGTCGCTGTTGGAGGAGGGAAAAACACCGGTCACGACCGGTGACGTGTATTCGGAGTATCGAGATGTTCACGCACAGATGTCCGTGGAAGGGAAAGATCCGATTTCTCAGCGGCGGGTCCGCGATCTCATTGCGGAACTCGATATGCTCGGTGTTATCCAAGCAACGGTTCTGTCGAATGGGAAGTACGGGCGTACAAGACGGATCAAGGTCAATTTAGAGGAGAGCACGATCGAGGAATTGCAGACGTTCGTCGAAGAGGAATACGGCATTTGA